The Methanobacteriaceae archaeon genome has a window encoding:
- a CDS encoding biotin--[acetyl-CoA-carboxylase] ligase, producing MKEEIVNLLTKENKISEKTIDELKQVDINDFKSIVEEIGKQETEYIKADKIAENLNTKYIGKNLYVFHEVQSTNNIAKFLSANGIADGSVIISEKQTAARGRSGKVWNSPLGGAWLSIVLNPHVDHSKLPLITLATGVAVAKTLEKIGIKNPEIKWPNDIIINDKKVCGILTEAVAKFNTIENVIIGVGIDANVDIETFPEEIKDYSTALEKELGRKVDEHELIRIFLEEFEKIGELFDQEGYEEILKEWRKRSYSIGKIVEVKEPFNKCYDGYVLGISKEGALVIEKIDGTLEKVISGECNIKK from the coding sequence ATGAAAGAAGAAATCGTAAACTTGTTAACAAAGGAAAACAAAATTTCTGAAAAAACCATTGACGAACTAAAACAAGTTGATATTAACGACTTTAAATCCATTGTTGAAGAAATTGGAAAACAAGAAACCGAATATATTAAAGCAGATAAAATTGCTGAAAACTTAAACACAAAATATATTGGTAAAAACTTATATGTATTCCACGAAGTTCAATCAACAAACAATATAGCTAAATTCTTATCTGCAAACGGAATTGCAGATGGAAGTGTTATAATTTCTGAAAAACAGACTGCTGCAAGAGGAAGATCTGGAAAAGTATGGAACTCCCCATTAGGTGGTGCATGGTTATCTATAGTTTTAAATCCCCATGTGGACCACTCCAAACTTCCTTTAATAACATTGGCTACAGGTGTTGCTGTTGCAAAAACACTTGAAAAAATAGGAATCAAAAATCCTGAAATCAAATGGCCAAATGATATTATTATCAATGATAAAAAAGTCTGTGGAATCTTAACCGAAGCAGTTGCAAAATTCAATACTATCGAAAATGTCATTATCGGTGTAGGTATTGATGCTAATGTAGATATTGAAACTTTCCCTGAAGAAATTAAAGACTACAGTACTGCTTTAGAAAAAGAACTTGGAAGAAAAGTTGACGAACATGAACTAATTAGAATCTTCTTAGAAGAATTTGAAAAAATTGGTGAGCTTTTCGACCAAGAAGGATACGAAGAAATCTTAAAAGAATGGAGAAAACGTTCCTACTCAATTGGAAAAATTGTGGAAGTTAAAGAACCATTCAACAAATGTTATGATGGATACGTATTAGGTATTAGTAAAGAAGGCGCACTTGTCATTGAAAAAATTGACGGAACCTTAGAAAAAGTAATTTCTGGAGAATGTAATATTAAAAAGTAA
- a CDS encoding TIGR03576 family pyridoxal phosphate-dependent enzyme — MIINNSLDEVKKRENALSIIKNHVETNGRSSLFDLTGLAGGFIASEAEISLLETYVGPAIFEDAIQEVGKEHMGGDKVLAVNRTSSGILATILSLVSEGSNVVHYLAELPAHPSIPRSCKLVGAEYFETDVFEEFTIPDNTSLVVVTGSTMDHKVIDEDEFRQVIEMAHAKNIPVMVDDASGARLRTVVYNQPKACDLGADISITSTDKLMAGPRGGLMAGREDLIDEIKIKVNQFGLEAQPPAVLAMVNGIKNFKEENLIKSFTKKDELYELLCENFSNFVKSPTGVMIYPEGLSKEVSVSHNLSDDDLAYVFSFILLRDYGIITIPPVSMPGASATIRFELSSSDAINLDLKDLIKKIEASFEKLQDVVSNEEKCKEIVFTF; from the coding sequence ATGATAATTAATAACTCTTTAGATGAAGTTAAAAAAAGAGAAAATGCTCTTTCTATCATCAAAAATCATGTAGAAACAAATGGCAGATCTTCTTTATTTGACCTTACTGGATTAGCAGGAGGATTCATTGCTTCTGAGGCTGAAATCAGTCTTTTAGAAACTTATGTTGGTCCAGCTATTTTTGAAGATGCTATTCAGGAAGTTGGAAAAGAACATATGGGTGGAGACAAAGTTCTTGCTGTTAACAGAACTTCTTCAGGAATCCTTGCTACAATATTATCTTTAGTTAGCGAAGGTTCAAATGTTGTCCATTATCTTGCTGAGTTGCCAGCTCACCCATCAATTCCAAGAAGCTGTAAGTTAGTTGGTGCTGAATACTTTGAAACTGATGTTTTTGAAGAGTTTACTATACCTGATAACACTTCATTAGTTGTTGTTACTGGTTCTACAATGGATCATAAGGTAATTGATGAAGATGAATTCAGACAAGTTATTGAAATGGCTCATGCTAAAAACATTCCTGTTATGGTTGATGATGCATCCGGTGCAAGACTCAGAACCGTTGTTTACAATCAACCTAAAGCTTGTGATTTAGGTGCAGATATTTCTATTACAAGTACTGATAAGCTAATGGCAGGTCCTAGAGGAGGATTAATGGCAGGGCGTGAAGATTTAATTGATGAGATTAAAATCAAAGTAAATCAGTTTGGTCTTGAAGCTCAACCACCAGCAGTTCTTGCAATGGTAAATGGTATTAAAAACTTCAAAGAGGAAAATCTGATTAAAAGTTTCACTAAAAAAGATGAATTGTATGAATTATTGTGTGAAAACTTCTCTAATTTTGTAAAATCACCTACAGGTGTTATGATTTATCCTGAAGGTTTAAGCAAGGAAGTTAGTGTTTCACATAATTTATCTGATGATGATTTGGCATATGTGTTCTCATTTATTTTATTAAGAGATTATGGAATAATTACAATTCCACCAGTTTCAATGCCTGGTGCATCTGCTACAATAAGATTTGAATTATCATCAAGTGATGCAATTAATTTAGATTTAAAAGATTTAATTAAAAAAATAGAAGCTTCATTTGAAAAATTACAAGATGTAGTTTCAAATGAAGAAAAATGTAAGGAGATTGTATTTACTTTTTAA
- a CDS encoding FumA C-terminus/TtdB family hydratase beta subunit — protein sequence MERKLNVPIKDEDLSELKAGDVVYLTGNIYTARDQAHKRILEEGAPVDIEGAVLFHAGPIVTKDDDGNYKMVAVGPTTSMRMNPYQSDVLDLGAKIVIGKGGMDDSVREALVRNEALYVVATGGCAALYVDAVEEIESVDWLDLGMPEAMWNLKVKDFGPLIVAMDSNGNSLYD from the coding sequence ATGGAAAGAAAATTGAATGTTCCAATTAAAGATGAAGATTTAAGTGAATTGAAAGCAGGTGATGTAGTATACTTAACAGGTAATATTTATACTGCAAGAGATCAAGCTCACAAAAGAATTCTTGAAGAAGGCGCTCCTGTAGATATTGAAGGTGCAGTATTGTTCCACGCAGGTCCTATTGTTACAAAAGATGACGATGGAAATTACAAAATGGTTGCTGTTGGACCTACCACTTCAATGAGAATGAATCCATACCAAAGTGATGTCTTAGACTTAGGTGCTAAAATCGTCATTGGTAAAGGAGGTATGGATGACAGCGTAAGAGAAGCATTAGTTAGAAATGAAGCTCTTTATGTTGTTGCAACAGGTGGATGTGCAGCATTATATGTTGATGCAGTTGAGGAAATTGAAAGTGTGGACTGGTTGGACTTAGGAATGCCTGAAGCAATGTGGAACTTAAAGGTTAAAGACTTTGGACCACTTATAGTTGCTATGGATAGTAACGGTAACAGTCTATATGACTAA
- a CDS encoding DUF2070 family protein: MSSMSSVAGLSKYITTLPKTKFSICGMLIISFLIGGLYNLIDSSTAVGFIEDIILGGIFGLIVYGIPSIMSGALNQQTISVVHGINLKIKHSMFLSVLSMTILGVIIVAGGVISHIFNIDIYLNSMLFACVLIYGFNTLVFWTTSKVRFITAAITGFIQPVLILTMYTILTFLFIDTSFLGPAIIQITVKALIAAIIFVMAIYAFISVIASPFNKNLGIGVLDLLSLFIAHMNEGSNSLEGLFENMSEAIDTIVTFVSFKTEQGIKALFISPSVHPGPLGDLGGSNMPTILANKFDHFTMVAHGPSTHDFNPIAVSEIDKVEDSVRRGLQKVEYAPNASKFVRYTAEKANIGVQMFNDGMVILSTFAPEAVDDIEFGVGLTMMAQSRSHCNVKDSVIVDCHNSFTAESGEILPGNSEVFQLIDVIDTINPNQERYEIKVGCYEDSMQPLGKQEGIGDSGIKTMIIEVDNQRTAYVLFDSNNMEIGFRQEIIDAVSDLEIDEIEVMTTDTHTVNTLSRGYNPIGIAKRAEIIEHVKISIKEAINDLEKVEVGTGTEKIVNLNTFGPKNSTELISTISSVVAVSKIIAPVLFITALLIVFIWIFFGGL, encoded by the coding sequence ATGTCAAGTATGAGTAGTGTAGCAGGTTTATCCAAATATATAACAACCTTACCAAAAACTAAATTTTCAATTTGTGGAATGTTAATTATAAGTTTCCTTATTGGAGGTTTATACAATCTAATCGATTCTTCAACAGCAGTTGGATTTATCGAAGATATTATTTTGGGAGGAATTTTCGGTTTAATTGTATACGGAATTCCTTCAATTATGAGTGGAGCTCTTAATCAGCAAACAATCAGTGTTGTTCATGGAATAAACTTAAAAATAAAACACTCAATGTTTTTATCTGTACTCTCAATGACTATCCTTGGAGTAATTATTGTTGCAGGCGGAGTAATCTCCCACATATTCAATATTGACATTTACTTAAACTCCATGCTATTTGCATGTGTTTTAATCTACGGTTTTAATACATTGGTATTTTGGACTACTTCCAAAGTAAGATTCATAACTGCTGCAATTACTGGATTTATTCAGCCTGTACTCATATTAACAATGTATACTATCCTCACATTTTTATTTATTGACACCAGTTTTTTAGGCCCTGCAATTATACAAATTACAGTAAAAGCACTTATTGCTGCAATTATCTTTGTTATGGCAATATATGCATTCATTAGTGTTATTGCATCCCCATTTAATAAAAATCTTGGAATTGGTGTTTTAGATTTATTAAGTTTATTTATCGCACACATGAACGAAGGATCAAATTCCCTAGAAGGATTATTTGAAAACATGAGTGAAGCTATTGATACAATAGTTACTTTTGTCAGTTTTAAAACAGAACAGGGAATTAAAGCATTGTTCATCTCTCCATCCGTGCACCCAGGACCTTTAGGTGATCTTGGTGGATCAAATATGCCAACAATCTTAGCAAACAAATTTGATCATTTCACAATGGTGGCTCACGGTCCATCTACACACGATTTCAATCCAATTGCAGTTTCAGAAATTGATAAAGTGGAAGATTCTGTAAGAAGAGGATTGCAAAAAGTTGAATACGCACCAAATGCTAGTAAATTTGTAAGATACACTGCTGAAAAAGCAAATATTGGTGTACAAATGTTTAATGACGGAATGGTTATTTTATCCACTTTTGCACCCGAAGCAGTTGATGATATTGAATTTGGTGTTGGATTGACAATGATGGCACAAAGTAGAAGCCACTGTAATGTTAAAGATTCTGTGATTGTAGACTGTCACAACTCATTTACAGCAGAAAGTGGGGAAATTTTACCTGGAAACTCTGAAGTATTCCAGTTAATTGATGTTATTGATACTATAAATCCAAATCAGGAAAGATATGAAATAAAAGTAGGTTGTTATGAAGATTCTATGCAGCCACTTGGAAAACAGGAAGGAATTGGAGACAGTGGTATTAAAACAATGATTATTGAAGTTGACAATCAAAGAACTGCATATGTGCTTTTCGATTCCAACAACATGGAAATTGGATTTAGACAAGAAATCATTGATGCAGTAAGTGATTTGGAAATAGATGAAATCGAAGTAATGACTACTGATACCCATACTGTTAACACACTTTCCAGAGGATACAATCCTATTGGAATTGCAAAAAGAGCAGAAATCATAGAACACGTTAAAATAAGTATCAAAGAAGCAATAAATGATTTAGAAAAAGTAGAAGTTGGAACTGGAACTGAAAAGATTGTAAATCTTAATACATTCGGACCTAAAAACTCAACTGAATT